One stretch of Macaca nemestrina isolate mMacNem1 chromosome 17, mMacNem.hap1, whole genome shotgun sequence DNA includes these proteins:
- the LOC105491050 gene encoding lethal(2) giant larvae protein homolog 1 isoform X7 has product MHFLPGQGRLLTLLDDSSLHLWEIVHHNGCAHLEEALSFQLPSRPGFDGASAPLSLIRVTVVLLVAAGDIAALGTEGSSVFFLDVTTLTLLEGQTLAPGEVLRSVPDDYRCGKALGPVESLQGHLQDPTKILIGYSRGLLVIWNQASQCVDHVFLGNQQLESLCWGRDSSTVVSSHSDGSYAVWSVDAGSSPTLQPTVATTPYGPFPCKAINKILWRTCESGGHFIIFSGGMPRASYGDRHCVSVLRAETLVTLDFTSRIIDFFTVHSTRPGDEFDDPQALAVLLEEELVVLDLQTPGWPAVPAPYLAPLHSSAITCSAHVANVPAKLWARIVSAGEQQSPQPVSSALSWPITGGRNLAQEPSQRGLLLTGHEDGTVRFWDASGVALRPLYKLSTAGLFQTDCEHADSLAQAAEDDWPPFRKVGCFDPYSDDPRLGVQKVALCKYTAQMVVAGTAGQVLVLELSDVPVEQAVSVAIIDLLQDREGFTWKGHERLSPRTGPLPWPAGFQPRVLVQCLPPAAVTAVTLHTEWSLVAFGTSHGFGLFDYQRKSPVLARCTLHPNDSLAMEGPLSRVKSLKKSLRQSFRRIRKSRVSGKKRAANASSKLQEANAQLAEQACPHDVEMTPVQRRIEPRSADDSLSGVVRCLYFADTFLRDGAHHGPTMWAGTNSGSVFAYALEVPAAAVGGEKRPEQAVEAVLGKEVQLMHRAPVVAIAVLDGRGRPLPEPYEASRDLAQAPDMQGGHAVLIASEEQFKVFTLPKVSAKTKFKLTAHEGCRVRKVALATFASVACEDYAETCLACLTNLGDVHVFSVPGLRPQVHYSCIRKEDISGIASCVFTRHGQGFYLISPSEFERFSLSARNITEPLCSLDINWPRDATQASYRLRESPKLSQANGTPSILLASQSLDGSPDPAHSKGPDTPEPPEAALSPMSIDSATSADTTLDTTGDVTVEDVKDFLGSSEESERNLRNLAEDEAHACAILIK; this is encoded by the exons TTGCCCCAGGCGAGGTTCTGCGCAG CGTGCCAGATGACTACCGCTGTGGGAAGGCGCTGGGCCCCGTGGAGTCACTCCAGGGACACCTGCAGGACCCCACGAAGATTCTCATTGGCTACAGCCGGGGCCTGCTGGTCATCTGGAACCAGGCCTCGCAGTGTGTGGACCACGTCTTCCTGGGGAACCAG CAGCTGGAGAGCCTATGCTGGGGGCGTGATAGCAGCACTGTGGTCAGCTCACACAGTGATGGCAGCTACGCTGTCTGGTCTGTGGATGCCGGCAGCTCCCCGACGCTGCAGCCCACGGTAGCCACCACACCTTACG GCCCCTTTCCCTGCAAGGCCATTAACAAGATTCTGTGGCGGACCTGTGAGTCTGG GGGCCACTTTATCATCTTCAGCGGTGGCATGCCCCGTGCCAGCTATGGTGACCGCCACTGTGTAAGTGTGCTTCGAGCCGAGACATTGGTGACGCTGGACTTCACCTCCCGCATCATCGACTTCTTCACAGTGCACAGCACGCGGCCTGGGGATG AATTTGATGACCCCCAGGCCCTGGCTGTGCTGCTGGAAGAGGAGCTGGTGGTGCTGGACCTGCAGACTCCTGGCTGGCCAGCTGTGCCTGCCCCATACCTGGCCCCGCTGCACTCATCTGCAATCACTTGCTCGGCCCACGTGGCCAATGTGCCCGCCAAGCTGTGGGCCCGCATTGTGAGCGCTGGCGAGCAGCAGAGCCCCCAGCCTGTCTCCAGTGCCTTG AGCTGGCCCATCACTGGGGGCCGAAACCTGGCCCAGGAGCCATCGCAGCGAGGGTTGCTGCTGACCGG CCATGAGGATGGCACTGTGAGGTTCTGGGATGCCTCGGGTGTGGCGCTGCGGCCGCTCTATAAGCTGAGCACAGCTGGCCTCTTCCAGACGGACTGTGAGCACGCTGACAGCCTGGCCCAGGCTGCCGAGGACGACTGGCCACCCTTCCGCAAG GTGGGCTGCTTCGATCCCTACAGTGACGATCCCCGGCTTGGCGTGCAGAAGGTTGCTCTCTGCAAGTATACAGCCCAGATGGTGGTGGCTGGCACTGCAGGCCAG GTGCTGGTACTGGAGCTCAGTGATGTGCCGGTGGAGCAGGCGGTCAGCGTGGCCATCATAGACCTCCTCCAGGACCGCGAGGGCTTCACATGGAAGGGCCACGAGCGGCTGAGCCCACGCACGGGGCCGCTGCCCTGGCCTGCTGGCTTCCAGCCCCGTGTCCTGGTGCAGTGCCTGCCGCCAGCTGCTGTCACCGCTGTCACACTCCACACCGAGTGGAGCCTCGTGGCCTTTGGCACCAGTCATGGCTTTGGCCTCTTCGACTACCAGCGCAAGAGCCCTGTGCTGGCcag GTGCACTCTTCACCCCAATGACTCCCTGGCCATGGAGGGGCCGCTCTCCCGGGTGAAGTCTCTGAAGAAGTCGCTGCGCCAGTCTTTCCGGCGCATTCGCAAGAGCCGTGTCTCGGGCAAGAAGCGGGCTGCTAATGCCAGCAGCAAG TTGCAGGAAGCCAATGCACAGCTGGCCGAGCAGGCCTGCCCCCATGACGTGGAGATGACGCCCGTGCAGCGCCGCATTGAGCCCCGCTCTGCCGATGACTCCCTATCAGGCGTCGTGCGTTGCCTATACTTTGCCGACACATTCCTTCGAGATG GGGCCCACCACGGGCCCACCATGTGGGCTGGCACCAACTCAGGCTCCGTGTTCGCCTATGCGCTGGAGGTGCCGGCAGCAGCAGTGGGTGGTGAGAAGCGGCCTGAGCAAGCGGTGGAGGCCGTGCTGGGCAAGGAGGTGCAGCTGATGCACCGGGCGCCTGTGGTGGCCATTGCCGTGTTGGACGGGCGTGGCCGCCCACTGCCCGAGCCCTACGAGGCCTCACGGGACCTGGCGCAGGCACCTGACATGCAGGGTGGTCACGCTGTGCTCATCGCGTCTGAGGAGCAGTTCAAG GTGTTCACACTGCCCAAGGTGAGCGCGAAGACCAAGTTCAAGCTGACGGCCCATGAGGGCTGTCGTGTGCGCAAGGTGGCGCTGGCCACATTTGCCAGTGTGGCCTGCGAGGACTATGCTGAGACCTGCCTGGCCTGCCTCACCAACCTGGGTGACGTCCACGTCTTCTCGGTGCCTGGCCTGCGGCCCCAGGTACACTACTCCTGCATCCGGAAGGAGGACATCAGCGGCATCGCTTCATGTGTCTTCACGCGCCATGGCCAGG GCTTTTACCTGATATCCCCGTCAGAATTTGAACGCTTCTCCCTAAGTGCCCGGAACATCACAGAGCCACTCTGCTCTCTGGACATTAACTGGCCCCGCGATGCCACCCAGGCCAG TTACAGGCTCCGAGAGTCACCCAAGCTGAGCCAGGCTAACGGGACCCCAAGCATCCTCCTGGCCTCACAGAGCCTTGATGGAAGCCCTGATCCAGCCCACAGCAAGGGACCTG ACACCCCAGAGCCACCCGAGGCTGCACTCTCACCCATGTCCATCGACTCAGCCACCAGTGCTGACACCACGCTGGACACGACAGGGGACGTCACAGTGGAAGATGTGAAGGATTTTCTGGG CTCCTCTGAGGAGTCGGAGAGGAACCTGAGGAACCTGGCAGAAGATGAGGCCCATGCCTGTGCCATCCTGATCAAATGA